Proteins encoded within one genomic window of Anastrepha ludens isolate Willacy chromosome 4, idAnaLude1.1, whole genome shotgun sequence:
- the LOC128861438 gene encoding U6 snRNA-associated Sm-like protein LSm5, producing the protein MTAVPPPSNVSTLLPLELVDKCIGSRIHIIMKNDKEMVGTLLGFDDFVNMLLNDVTEYENTPEGRRITKLDQILLNGNNITMLVPGGDIPE; encoded by the exons atgacTGCAGTGCCTCCGCCTTCGAATGTATCCACATTGTTACCACTCG AATTGGTGGACAAATGCATAGGCTCCCGCATACACATTATCATGAAGAATGATAAAGAGATGGTTGGTACCTTGTTGGGGTTTGACGATTTCGTGAATATGTTGTTAAATGATGTAACGGAATATGAAAATACGCCGGAAGGTCGTCGTATAACCAAACTCGATCAAATACTTCTCAATGGCAATAATATAACAATG TTAGTCCCTGGCGGCGATATACCGGAGTGA